The Cucumis melo cultivar AY chromosome 5, USDA_Cmelo_AY_1.0, whole genome shotgun sequence genome has a segment encoding these proteins:
- the LOC127149543 gene encoding uncharacterized mitochondrial protein AtMg00810-like has product MDVKNAFLNETLSEEVYMKPLPGTSSPPHKVCLLRRALYGLKQAPRAWFATFSSTITQLGFTSSPHDTALFTRHTPQGIVLLLLYVDDMIITGNDPQAISDLQHYLGQHFEMKDLGSLNYFLGLEVSRRSDGYLLSQTKYASDLLARSGITDSNTASTPLDPNVHLTPYNGVPLEDVSLYRQLVGSLIYLTVTRPDIAYAVHIVSQFMAAPRTIHFTAVLRILRYIKGTLGHGLQFSSQSSLVLSGYSDADWARDPTDRRFTTGYCFYLGDSLISWRSKKQSVVSRSSTESEYRALADTTAELLWLRWLLADMGVPQQGTTLLYCDNRSAIQISHNDVSMSVQSTSKMIVTSFVIIS; this is encoded by the coding sequence ATGGATGTTAAAAATGCTTTTCTTAATGAGACTCTTTCTGAAGAAGTGTATATGAAGCCACTTCCTGGTacttcttctcctcctcacAAGGTATGTCTCTTGCGTCGCGCACTATATGGCCTCAAACAGGCTCCACGAGCTTGGTTTGCCACATTTAGCTCTACCATCACTCAACTTGGTTTTACTTCTAGTCCTCATGACACTGCACTCTTTACTCGCCACACACCCCAGGGAATTGTTCTCCTTCTtctctatgttgatgacatgattATCACTGGTAATGATCCACAAGCTATATCTGATCTCCAACATTACCttggtcaacattttgaaatgaaagaccttgGATCTCTCAACTACTTTCTTGGCCTTGAAGTCTCTCGCCGCTCAGACGGGTATTTATTGTCCCAAACTAAATATGCCTCTGATCTTTTAGCTCGCTCAGGAATCACTGACTCTAACACCGCTTCAACGCCGTTAGATCCCAATGTTCATTTGACCCCTTATAATGGTGTTCCTCTTGAAGATGTCAGTCTGTATCGGCAACTAGTTGGCAGTCTCATCTATCTAACAGTGACTCGCCCAGACATTGCATATGCTGTTCACATTGTTAGCCAATTTATGGCTGCTCCTCGAACCATCCATTTTACTGCCGTACTACGTATCCTTCGCTATATCAAAGGGACTTTGGGGCATGGACTTCAGTTTTCTTCTCAATCCTCTCTTGTATTATCTGGCTATTCTGATGCAGATTGGGCTAGAGATCCCACTGATCGGCGTTTTACAACAGGCTACTGCTTCTACTTAGGCGATTCTCTCATTTCTTGGCGTAGTAAGAAACAAAGTGTTGTCTCTCGTTCTAGTACTGAATCAGAATATCGTGCTCTTGCTGATACTACCGCTGAACTGTTATGGCTTCGTTGGCTTCTTGCTGATATGGGTGTTCCCCAGCAAGGTACCACTCTTCTTTATTGTGATAATCGTAGTGCCATCCAAATTTCCCACAATGATGTTTCCATGAGCGTACAAAGCACATCGAAAATGATTGTCACTTCATTCGTCATCATCTCTTGA